In Myripristis murdjan chromosome 18, fMyrMur1.1, whole genome shotgun sequence, the sequence CAATTTCTGTGacataaaaactgtttttaatgttaaagaAAATCCACTTGAAGTTATTtaactgaaatgaaactttCCACCAAGTTACTGCAAAAACtagtgttttcttctgtttttaatttttttttttttttaattttttttttttttttaggtttataAAGTTGTGCTATTTGTCTATGTACTAGGActgtaaatgtgtatgtgtttgcaagtgtgtatgtatgtgaatgtgcatgtgtgtctgtgcatatatgtgtgtttgtgtgtgttaagttACAACAGGACAAGGGAGGCCTTTTAAGGAAAGCTTGATTGACAAAGATCTGTGTTAATGGCTTTATGTCTTCACTTTAAGACACCAACGCATTTTTTAATACCTTTATCTTGAGGATCAGTTTAAACTTGTCTTTTTGAACAGTGAACAATAGAAAAACTGTAGTCACGTCACATTCCACACCGCAAACATCTTTCTTATTCACTAACATCATCATCGTTTTCATGTTGGGAAATATGTCAAACTGAATGGGAGTATTTTCAACAAATAAGGTGCTTTTAACTGGAGAAATGGATGCAGAATacaatttttaaattcataaatcACTATCAAACATCAAAAAATAGACAATCTTTGGAATCGTGCAGTTCTGATAAAAAGCTATCATACACACATTTAGTTTCATTCTTCTTCAGTAACCactaaacacagacaaaagacTAAAGAATgtacaaaactttatttatatttatgaatTTGAGCTGCGGATATTTTGTGAATAATATCTATTGGTGACACCAGCGAATGTTGGAAattttgatgaaatgaaaatattgaaaaCTGCACTGTACAGAGTTTCTGATGAgttttgtttcaataaaatgCTATTCTACAAATGTAAAGTAATTCATGTGAGCTCGCTGATTTGATGGCCAGGATCTAAacacgctacacacacacacacacacacacacacacattgcactaGTGAAGAAAGGGAccataaaaaagaaatacatggCTTCCACTTACACTTAGCCCTGGTATGTTTTCACTGATGAAGCACccgatgaaaaatgaaaaccattttTTCACTGATTAATTTATTACTATAAAACATACATGACAATGTATAAccacaaaattataaataatacaataataacaaGTCCACATCTTATGGGTCCTGTTAGCCACTAGGTAACTCCTGGAATTATATTATGAAGTTATATTTATAGTCTGCCAAGAAATAAGATGATCAAACATGTGAGTCAGCAGAGATGCTACATAGGAAATATAGTAGCAATATAGCCATGTATTTCAAATGATAGATCATCATCAGACatatgtatttttctctttctacacatgcaaaaaaaaaaaaaaaaaaaaaacttcagacaTTGTTTATTTAAAGTCAGTGTAGTTAACATCATGACTGACTAAcgatatataaaataaatgtaacataGGTTGGGTAGGATTGGGGTTTTCATTTGACAACACACTGCTCATTTTGCTGACGTTTGATGAAACACAAGGATTTTTTTGAGTGCAGAGGCTGTATATCAAGATACACCTGATGAAGGTACCTGGACTGAAAAATGGTACAGTAGCCATAGAAAAATAAGGGCTTACGTTTGCTTACAAAAAAGTGCCTGAGCTTACTTTTTTCATGTATTCTCTGATCTTTGACTCCACTGAGCATAATTTGGGGGGATTTCCCAAATGTCCAAACTTCGCAAGGTCCTTTGTTgacagggtcctatgttcctatgCTCCAATGTCCAAATTTACCAAGGTCCTATCTTCCCAGGGTCTTAAGTTCCCTGGGTGCtaagttcccaaggtcctatgttcacagggttctatgttcccaaTATCCtaagttcccaaggtcctatgttccaaAAAGCCTAAGTTCTCAAGGTCCTATTTTGCCAAGGTCTCCTGTCACTCAACTCCATATAGCACATAATTGGAACCTGTAATAAGAATCCCTCCTGCTATATAGAGCTGGGGAGCATAGGACCCTTAAAACATAGGACCTTGGAAAGATAAGACCccaggaacataggaccctttGCCATGCTCCCATTATGTGCTATATAAATCTGGGGAACACCGAAACCTAAGAACGTAAGGATGGCTCCAATTTTTGAGCACACCAACTTTCTTTGTTTGTGGCAACATTCCTATAGTCTAATTTCATGCACAATCTTACACTTTCCCAAATACTGTGATCTCAATAGATCTTAAACTCTTGGTAACACTGCTAACTAAAAGTGCATCAGAAATCCCCACACTCCTTCAAATACAGGTTTTTGTGACTGCTACTAAACTCTTGGCGCCATTCTTGTTTGCCCCTCAGAAGGTCTCACACTCGGTGTCCTGGGTGGAGCAGACGGCACAGTGGCAGTGCAGGGCCATGGGGTAGTGGTAGAGAGGAGACACATCAGGCTGGCAGCCCGGCAGACGGGCCGTCATCATGCGGGTACGGCTGTACGTGCACACACGGTGGTGACGGTGGATGTAAGGCGGGTCTGGGACAGGCTTCtgcaaagtacacacacacacacaggtggaatACTGGGTACTTCTCATTCTATTTTTAAGTATGTCCTTTGACTAGTGCGGTGTTTCCAGACCTATTTACCTAGAAAGAGTAATGCCAGGTGAGTGGAAGCAGAAAAGCCTCGGATATTCAAGCTCCACTTATTCCTGATATAAGATTCAGGACATGTGCTGAGGCCTGATTCGCAAAACTTTGtagatgaattaaaaaaaaaaaaacaaaaagctgctcTTTGCTCTCAATGCTTTTTATTCTGTAGCCTAAGttttaaaaacagcttttaagTGTCTGCCTAACTTTCTTCTTGTTTTACCTCCTATGAAAAATGGAACTCTTGAAAGAAGTTCGACTCCTATAAAATAACCCTCCTAATTGTCTTGACATTGTTGCAGTGAAAGTctcaacattttttcaggtaAACCCACATTTTAGACAATTATAATTAATGTCATCAAACCCGCTGATTTAAATGAGTGAAAACCAACTCTTTGCCATTACGGTTACGAGAGAAATCACTCTCAGCTCTTAATAATAAGACAAATTTCAAGAAATCATGTGGGGGTTGGACATTAGAGTCTTATTCAAAGCTTCTTGAATTTTCTTCTAAGTCAGATTCATCCTGAAGTGACTGATCGGGTTTCTCCAGCCCTCGTTTGCTGACTGGTGGAACTATTTTGTCTCTTATCACTACCCAATGGCTGTGGCgtagtgatacagaaacaaagtattTCCACCTGTTAATGCAGTGGTTGATATTGGAGACACTAGGAAGTGAAAGAATAAGTGTAATTTGCCTCATCAATAGTTTTCTGCCTCTCACAGTCAAACCTTAGCCAGCGCTGAGTCATAACACAGTCGGCTCTTCTTTGTATTTCAGCTTCTCCAATACAAGTTACACTTATGATCACATTTGCATCTCTCTAATCACTTTGATCTAATTTGTATCTTGTTTAGGTGGAGATCTCAATGCACAAACTTACAGATGTTCATTCTCATATTTTTAATGCTCTATATCAGACCAAAGCTGCTTTGTAGAACTTGTCCAATTTTTgaggctgtgttgtgtgtgtgtgtgtgtgtgtgtgtgtgtgtgtgtgtgtgtgtgtgtgtgtgtgtgtgtgtgtgatacactACCTCCCAGGTGTGGCAGCGGCCCCAGCAGGCCTCTGTGGTGATTTTCTGGCTCCTGCAGCCGGGCTTCTGGGCCACAAAGGAGAACTCCCGCACTGCGCAGCCCCGGAAACCATGCAGGGTCGTCAGGGTCGTCGTCACGGCAACGCACACCACCGCTGTCCCGGCAACCAGGAGGaagaacaaagacagagagagggaatggagATGCATCCTgggtagaaagaaagaaagaaagaaaaagaaagttaaCAGTCAGATTATGCAATTAAGCAACAAATTATTAATCCTATCATTTATTGATAAACCACCAACCAGAAAAGTCTTTCTGTGCGTGTTACAGTCCAGTATAACCTTTGTTCTGTCATAAGAAGATATTGTTAACTGACTAGAAAACGCAAATTATTT encodes:
- the LOC115376759 gene encoding glycoprotein hormone beta-5-like; this encodes MHLHSLSLSLFFLLVAGTAVVCVAVTTTLTTLHGFRGCAVREFSFVAQKPGCRSQKITTEACWGRCHTWEKPVPDPPYIHRHHRVCTYSRTRMMTARLPGCQPDVSPLYHYPMALHCHCAVCSTQDTECETF